A genome region from Leguminivora glycinivorella isolate SPB_JAAS2020 chromosome 13, LegGlyc_1.1, whole genome shotgun sequence includes the following:
- the LOC125232671 gene encoding uncharacterized protein LOC125232671, with product MKIPLLIYWALSWLLDLKYNVVLSADRTPVYLYMTPFPRRKPLNRSSITPSSTPSTATYYNPNPGYDAYWTDGHWIFGTSTTRPSSTTSTRTRILVCRKPCPIEYRDMGRVCAHKAPFIDDRGIVENNGPASPFPSDKMKIHFNTFQTYCHFLQAQCLLEERAKGWNDMIWVFIHFGECLDDEEVVLNLDNDKVVVDRKKKVMEQYNQTISNLTTT from the exons TTGATATATTGGGCTCTCAGCTGGCTACTTGATCTAAAAt ATAATGTCGTCCTGAGTGCAGATAGGACTCCGGTTTACTTATATATGACACCGTTTCCTA gacGAAAACCTTTGAACAGATCTTCAATAACACCTTCGTCCACCCCGTCAAC GGCGACATATTATAACCCAAACCCTGGGTATGACGCGTACTGGACTGACGGCCACTGGATCTTTGGTACCTCTACCACGAGACCGTCTAGTACGACTTCCACTAGAACCAGAATACTCGTGTGCCGCAAGCCTTGCCCCATCGAGTACCGCGA CATGGGTCGAGTATGCGCGCACAAAGCGCCATTTATAGACGACAGAGGAATTGTTGAGAACAATGGCCCAGCATCACCCTTCCCGAGCGATAAAatgaaaatacattttaatacgTTCCAGACCTATTGCCATTTTCTACAAGCTCAATGCCTTTTAGAGGAGAGAGCTAAAGGTTGGAACGATATGA TTTGGGTCTTTATTCATTTCGGCGAATGTTTGGACGACGAAGAAGTTGTGTTGAATTTAGACAATGATAAAGTTGTCGtcgaccgaaaaaaaaaagtcatggaACAATACAATCAAACCATTTCCAATCTGACAA cTACGTAG
- the LOC125232799 gene encoding uncharacterized protein LOC125232799 has product MESILIIPERTEVEYANEKYLYNLSTRVVRYGRRSAYYYNLVAGLRHTFGNNITINLLFYEGQNNQYKRSLVEIKLKLCDLFQRDQYFGKMFSQILRKHGKSCPFPPGLYEFLNTTLPSEKFPNILLFEKGKIELVFNQLPTQDLVAKISTIFTIKRS; this is encoded by the exons ATGGAA AGCATTCTAATCATTCCCGAACGCACTGAAGTGGAATACGCCAATGAAAAATACTTGTATAATTTATCAACAAGGGTCGTACGGTACGGAAGGAGAAGCGCCTACTACTACAATCTAGTTGCTGGCCTTAGACATACTTTTGGAAATAATATCacg ATTAATTTGCTATTCTACGAAGGCCAGAACAACCAATACAAACGCAGCCTAGTGGAGATAAAACTGAAGTTATGCGATCTCTTCCAACGGGACCAATACTTCGGGAAAATGTTTAGCCAGATTTTAAGGAAACATGGAAAGTCCTGCCCTTTCCCACCG GGACTATACGAGTTTTTGAACACAACGCTACCTTCGGAGAAATTTCCGAATATCCTGCTCTTTGAGAAGGGAAAGATCGAGTTGGTATTTAACCAGCTGCCCACGCAGGACCTTGTTGCTAAGATTTCTACCATATTTACTATTAAGAGGTCTTAA